A part of Thermococcus sp. SY098 genomic DNA contains:
- a CDS encoding nucleotidyltransferase domain-containing protein: MIAEFRKFAGFKILEYFLLNPTKEIHLKELSRELNISPSTVKHYCDVFVKDNILSSRRIGNLKIFKLNNENFAVREIKRAYMILKLKELGIENLCSSCHSLAIYGSTAAGTFDERSDIDILIIGDESLVNYPVIKRIEKNLGKEIQLTVFQPHEWEIMKRNKNPLANEILRNHVLIKGVPL, translated from the coding sequence ATGATTGCGGAGTTTAGAAAATTTGCAGGATTTAAGATCTTGGAATATTTTCTGCTGAACCCAACAAAAGAGATACATCTAAAAGAATTATCTAGAGAGTTAAATATCTCCCCCAGTACAGTGAAGCATTACTGTGATGTCTTTGTAAAGGACAACATCTTATCTTCCAGGAGAATTGGTAATCTGAAGATTTTTAAGCTGAACAACGAGAATTTTGCTGTTAGGGAAATTAAAAGGGCCTACATGATTTTAAAGCTTAAAGAGCTTGGAATTGAAAATTTATGTTCTTCCTGTCATTCTTTGGCAATATATGGAAGCACAGCTGCAGGGACATTTGATGAAAGAAGCGATATTGATATATTAATAATTGGGGATGAAAGCCTGGTTAATTACCCTGTCATTAAAAGAATTGAAAAAAATCTTGGAAAAGAGATTCAGCTAACCGTATTTCAGCCTCATGAATGGGAGATTATGAAAAGGAATAAAAATCCTCTTGCCAATGAAATTCTCAGGAATCATGTGCTCATTAAGGGGGTGCCCCTGTGA
- a CDS encoding HEPN domain-containing protein, with amino-acid sequence MNLEECTRKGFIRQDFSAQYRVENSLEIAQRFLHSAVRNLEIEEYEMAQIAAYNATFHAARALLFAKGYIERSHLCLSVAIRELYPELSDMINTFDRLRISRHNVQYGGKRVSKEEALFAISFAEEFLKAVERTLEVI; translated from the coding sequence GTGAATTTAGAGGAATGCACTCGAAAAGGCTTTATACGGCAAGATTTCTCTGCTCAATACAGAGTTGAAAATTCTCTTGAAATTGCTCAAAGATTCCTGCATTCTGCGGTAAGAAATTTAGAAATAGAAGAGTATGAAATGGCCCAAATAGCGGCATATAATGCAACATTTCATGCTGCAAGAGCTTTATTGTTTGCTAAAGGCTACATAGAGAGAAGTCATCTTTGTTTGTCTGTTGCTATTAGGGAGCTCTATCCTGAACTTAGTGATATGATCAACACCTTTGACAGGTTGCGTATTTCAAGACATAATGTGCAGTATGGAGGGAAAAGAGTTTCTAAAGAGGAAGCCTTGTTTGCAATTTCTTTTGCTGAAGAGTTTTTAAAAGCTGTTGAAAGAACTTTGGAGGTGATTTGA
- a CDS encoding molybdopterin-binding protein, protein MFAEILTIGDELLTGHTVDSNSAYIAQRLTEKGYWVRRKTTVGDDVEEIKTVIREILSRKPSVLVISGGLGPTHDDVTMLAVAEALGKKLVLREDCLKRIEEFYRELYEKGLIDDPKLNEARKKMAYLPEGAEPLKNTEGAAPGAYIEHEGVKIFVLPGMPREMKAMLENEVLPKLGKRKFIQRKLLAEITDESKLAPILNETLEKFPVRIHSSPKGFGKYIGIILFGEDEESIEKAKKFMEEKGIRFEEGW, encoded by the coding sequence ATGTTCGCTGAAATCCTTACAATTGGTGATGAGCTCTTAACTGGGCACACCGTTGACAGCAACTCCGCTTACATTGCTCAGAGATTAACAGAGAAAGGTTACTGGGTGAGGAGAAAAACGACTGTAGGAGATGATGTTGAGGAGATAAAAACTGTAATCAGGGAGATACTCTCAAGAAAGCCTTCCGTACTGGTTATTTCTGGAGGATTAGGACCGACACATGACGATGTTACAATGCTTGCTGTGGCAGAGGCTTTAGGCAAAAAGCTCGTTTTAAGGGAAGACTGTCTGAAGAGAATTGAGGAATTTTACCGTGAGCTTTATGAGAAAGGCCTCATAGATGATCCAAAGCTAAATGAAGCGCGTAAAAAGATGGCTTACCTTCCTGAGGGCGCTGAGCCTTTAAAAAATACAGAAGGCGCTGCCCCGGGAGCGTACATCGAGCACGAAGGCGTTAAAATCTTTGTTCTACCTGGGATGCCGAGAGAAATGAAAGCTATGCTTGAGAACGAAGTTCTTCCAAAGCTTGGTAAAAGGAAGTTCATTCAGAGAAAGCTGCTGGCAGAAATTACGGATGAATCAAAGCTTGCTCCAATTTTGAATGAGACACTTGAGAAGTTTCCCGTGAGGATTCACTCCTCACCCAAGGGCTTTGGAAAATATATTGGCATAATTCTCTTTGGTGAGGATGAAGAGAGCATAGAAAAGGCTAAAAAGTTCATGGAGGAAAAAGGGATAAGGTTTGAGGAAGGCTGGTGA
- a CDS encoding translation initiation factor IF-2B subunit alpha (eIF-2BA; catalyzes the binding of GTP to IF2), with translation MLPQKVQAIIEEMKAERIRGASYLAKRGAEAYLKLAEVLTGEELFEALKEIGTEIIGVNPTMASLYNLVRFIPLTNNPEFVRAKAEEFIKLSEEAKREIGNIGSELIDENEIIITHSFSSTVFEILKAAKMKGKRFKVILTESAPDYEGLALAKELEALKIPFEVITDAQLGLFAKKATLALVGADNITRDGCVINKAGTYLLALACHDSGVPFYVAAESFKVHPELKAEEVEIVERKFKRNHFLIRNYLFDITPWKYVRGIITELGILVPPKEV, from the coding sequence ATGCTTCCCCAAAAAGTCCAGGCAATCATAGAGGAAATGAAAGCTGAGCGAATTCGAGGGGCAAGCTACTTAGCCAAAAGAGGTGCCGAAGCTTACCTAAAGCTTGCTGAGGTTTTGACTGGAGAAGAGCTTTTTGAGGCTCTGAAGGAAATAGGAACTGAGATAATAGGTGTTAATCCAACCATGGCTTCTCTCTACAACTTGGTTCGTTTTATTCCTCTGACAAACAATCCAGAATTCGTTAGAGCAAAAGCCGAAGAGTTCATAAAGCTTAGTGAAGAAGCAAAAAGGGAAATCGGCAATATAGGAAGCGAGCTGATTGACGAAAACGAGATAATAATCACACACTCCTTTTCTTCAACAGTTTTTGAGATTTTAAAGGCAGCAAAGATGAAGGGTAAGCGCTTTAAGGTAATTCTTACGGAGAGTGCTCCGGATTATGAGGGCTTAGCTTTAGCTAAAGAGCTTGAGGCACTCAAGATTCCTTTTGAGGTTATCACAGATGCCCAGCTCGGGCTCTTTGCAAAGAAAGCAACTTTAGCGTTAGTTGGGGCTGACAACATAACCCGAGATGGCTGTGTGATAAACAAAGCTGGCACGTATCTTTTAGCATTGGCTTGTCATGATAGCGGCGTTCCTTTTTACGTTGCGGCTGAGAGCTTTAAGGTTCATCCGGAACTTAAGGCTGAGGAAGTTGAGATCGTGGAAAGAAAATTCAAGAGAAATCACTTTCTGATAAGGAACTATCTCTTTGATATAACACCTTGGAAATATGTGAGAGGGATTATTACAGAGCTTGGGATTTTGGTGCCGCCAAAAGAGGTTTAA
- a CDS encoding aspartate/glutamate racemase family protein, translated as MKRIEIIGGMSPESTLYYYKKFIGISREKFEPYFYPELIIYSINFKEFKDNPNGWEGRKRILINAAKALERAGAEVIGIAANTPHMVFPDVQRAVNVEMVSIIDAVAEEAKRRGLRKLLLLGTKTTMTMPFYKEALKEKGFEVIVPNENEIEEINRIIFEELMFENLNSKLWLIELIERYAEKREIEGAILGCTELPLAIKPEDVSVEVLDTAEIHVRALIKKALE; from the coding sequence ATGAAAAGGATAGAGATAATCGGTGGAATGAGTCCAGAATCAACCCTCTACTACTATAAAAAGTTTATTGGAATCTCAAGAGAAAAGTTTGAGCCATATTTTTATCCGGAACTGATCATTTACAGCATCAACTTCAAGGAGTTCAAAGACAACCCCAATGGCTGGGAAGGGAGAAAAAGAATCCTGATAAACGCAGCAAAAGCCTTAGAACGGGCTGGAGCCGAAGTGATTGGGATTGCAGCGAACACTCCTCACATGGTGTTTCCTGATGTTCAAAGAGCCGTAAACGTTGAAATGGTCAGCATAATAGATGCAGTTGCTGAGGAAGCTAAAAGAAGAGGATTGAGAAAGCTTCTTCTTTTAGGAACCAAAACTACAATGACAATGCCTTTCTACAAGGAAGCGCTCAAAGAGAAGGGCTTCGAGGTCATAGTGCCAAATGAAAATGAGATTGAGGAAATAAACAGAATCATATTTGAAGAGCTTATGTTTGAAAACTTAAACAGCAAGCTATGGCTCATTGAGCTGATTGAAAGGTATGCAGAGAAAAGAGAAATCGAAGGTGCTATCTTAGGATGCACAGAGCTCCCATTGGCTATAAAACCAGAAGATGTTAGTGTTGAAGTTCTCGATACCGCTGAAATCCACGTTAGAGCACTGATTAAAAAGGCTTTGGAGTGA
- the coaBC gene encoding bifunctional phosphopantothenoylcysteine decarboxylase/phosphopantothenate--cysteine ligase CoaBC, which translates to MLHHVKLIYATKSRKLVGKKIVLAIPGSIAAVECVKLARELIRHGAEVHAVMSESAQKIIHPYAMEFATGNPVVTEITGFIEHVELCGEHENKADLVLVCPATANTISKIACGIDDTPVTTVVTTAFAHTPIMIAPAMHSSMYEHPIVKENIEKLKKLGVEFIGPKFEEGKAKVASIDEIVYRVIKKLHKKDLKGKRVLVTAGATREYIDPIRFITNKSSGKMGVALAEEADFRGAEVTLIKTKGSVSSFVGNQIEVETVEEMLHAIENELMSKKYDVVILAAAVSDFKPKEKAEKKIKSGQTLILELVPTPKIIQRVKEIQPDVFLVGFKAEYGVSEEELIAQARNQIKKARSDVVIANKGEIAFGSEENEVYWVTKDKVEKLPKMNKRELAEKIWDKIVEML; encoded by the coding sequence ATGCTTCATCACGTTAAGCTGATTTATGCGACCAAAAGCAGGAAGCTTGTTGGTAAGAAAATTGTTCTCGCAATTCCTGGGAGCATAGCAGCAGTTGAGTGTGTAAAGCTGGCGAGAGAGCTGATAAGGCATGGAGCAGAGGTCCATGCTGTTATGAGCGAAAGCGCCCAGAAAATAATTCATCCCTATGCAATGGAGTTTGCAACTGGAAATCCCGTAGTTACTGAGATTACCGGATTTATAGAGCATGTTGAGCTCTGTGGTGAGCATGAGAACAAAGCGGATTTGGTCTTAGTGTGTCCAGCAACTGCAAACACAATTTCAAAGATAGCATGCGGGATTGATGATACCCCAGTCACAACCGTTGTGACAACAGCTTTTGCCCATACCCCGATAATGATAGCTCCTGCTATGCATTCAAGCATGTATGAACATCCAATAGTAAAGGAGAACATAGAGAAGCTCAAAAAGCTTGGTGTCGAGTTTATAGGACCAAAATTTGAGGAAGGCAAAGCAAAAGTTGCCAGCATTGACGAAATCGTTTACCGCGTCATTAAAAAGCTCCACAAGAAGGATTTGAAAGGTAAGCGAGTTTTAGTAACAGCAGGAGCTACAAGGGAATACATTGACCCAATAAGGTTCATCACAAATAAAAGCTCTGGAAAAATGGGCGTTGCTCTGGCAGAAGAGGCTGACTTCAGAGGAGCTGAGGTGACTTTAATCAAAACCAAAGGAAGCGTGTCAAGCTTTGTAGGAAATCAAATTGAAGTTGAGACCGTTGAAGAAATGCTACATGCAATAGAAAATGAGCTGATGAGCAAAAAATATGATGTCGTGATCTTAGCTGCTGCTGTTAGCGATTTCAAACCAAAAGAAAAGGCTGAAAAGAAGATAAAGAGCGGACAAACACTAATTTTGGAATTGGTGCCAACCCCAAAGATAATCCAGAGGGTAAAGGAGATACAGCCGGATGTGTTCTTGGTTGGATTTAAGGCTGAATATGGTGTTAGTGAGGAAGAGCTTATTGCTCAAGCAAGAAATCAGATTAAGAAAGCCAGAAGCGATGTTGTGATCGCCAACAAAGGTGAGATCGCCTTCGGCAGCGAAGAAAATGAGGTTTACTGGGTTACAAAGGATAAAGTCGAAAAGCTTCCGAAGATGAACAAGAGAGAATTGGCTGAAAAGATCTGGGACAAAATTGTTGAGATGCTTTAG
- a CDS encoding DUF190 domain-containing protein has translation MVEVEHWNTLRLKIYIGENDSYKGKPLYKAIVERLREMGIAGATVYRGILGFGKKSKMHSADVLRLSTDLPIVIEAVDRGYKIEEAICKIKPMIKDGMITVEPVIVVWVGTEEEVRKFEDDAVRESQTL, from the coding sequence TTGGTCGAGGTGGAGCACTGGAACACGCTTAGATTGAAAATATATATCGGGGAAAATGACTCTTACAAAGGTAAACCCCTCTACAAAGCGATAGTGGAGAGGTTAAGAGAGATGGGAATTGCTGGAGCAACTGTATACAGGGGGATTCTGGGATTTGGCAAGAAAAGCAAAATGCATTCTGCCGACGTGCTGAGACTGTCAACCGATTTGCCCATAGTAATAGAAGCTGTTGATAGGGGGTACAAAATAGAGGAGGCAATCTGCAAAATAAAACCAATGATAAAGGACGGCATGATAACAGTTGAACCGGTGATAGTGGTTTGGGTAGGTACAGAGGAAGAGGTAAGAAAGTTTGAAGACGATGCAGTCAGGGAGAGTCAGACTTTATAA
- the crcB gene encoding fluoride efflux transporter CrcB, whose translation MSSKFVLQIALGGALGALARFYISGLLPVYRDFPVGTLIVNSIASFLLGYISGLMFFGYDISPKTRVFFGIGFCGSLSTFSTFSYETFILLREKEYIKAFLNVFSNVSLTLLLVFSGFMLARR comes from the coding sequence ATGAGCAGCAAATTTGTGCTTCAGATAGCCCTTGGAGGGGCATTGGGAGCACTTGCCCGATTTTACATTTCTGGACTTCTACCAGTATACAGAGATTTTCCAGTCGGAACACTAATCGTGAACAGCATAGCAAGTTTTCTGCTCGGTTATATTTCAGGGCTTATGTTCTTTGGTTACGATATTTCGCCCAAGACAAGGGTGTTTTTTGGAATTGGCTTTTGCGGGTCTCTGAGTACATTTTCAACATTTTCATATGAAACGTTTATTCTTCTCAGAGAGAAGGAGTACATAAAGGCATTTTTGAATGTCTTTTCAAACGTATCTCTCACGCTCCTCTTGGTATTCTCGGGATTTATGCTCGCAAGGAGGTGA
- a CDS encoding DUF6062 family protein, with protein MAMDLIGIYLREAFQGTGCPICRIVEKYEREVIGHILYEHVNSPSVREKFSESLGSCPYHAWKLKDIAYSNPLYGGLGVAIIYEHMLSIYLNALRDEKKIEEGKCYLCELTEVKEKHAVEATVDRMDELIENYRDSEAILCKRHFEEIEVRLRRKKPELAEELRKVQIGKLEKIKTLMHLFIEKFDYRATDAPTEQETSSVPKAIESLKGLPLQINFVKRQKQHSILRGVLLGNRD; from the coding sequence ATGGCTATGGATTTGATTGGAATATATCTCAGGGAAGCCTTTCAAGGAACTGGATGTCCTATTTGCAGGATCGTTGAAAAATACGAGAGAGAAGTAATTGGGCATATACTTTACGAACATGTCAACAGTCCCAGTGTCAGAGAAAAGTTCTCCGAGAGTCTGGGATCATGTCCATATCATGCATGGAAGCTTAAAGACATTGCATATTCCAATCCCCTCTATGGTGGGCTTGGAGTTGCAATAATTTACGAACACATGCTTTCAATTTATCTCAATGCACTGAGGGATGAAAAGAAGATCGAGGAAGGGAAATGCTACCTCTGCGAACTCACAGAAGTCAAAGAAAAGCATGCAGTAGAGGCAACAGTGGATAGAATGGACGAGCTGATTGAGAACTACAGGGACTCTGAGGCAATCCTATGCAAGAGACACTTTGAAGAAATTGAAGTTAGGCTTAGAAGGAAGAAACCAGAGCTTGCAGAAGAACTTAGGAAAGTTCAAATTGGAAAGCTGGAAAAAATAAAAACCCTAATGCACCTGTTCATTGAGAAGTTCGATTACAGGGCAACTGATGCACCTACGGAACAGGAAACATCATCAGTTCCCAAGGCAATTGAAAGTCTCAAAGGACTCCCCCTGCAGATAAACTTTGTAAAGAGGCAGAAGCAGCATTCAATTCTCAGAGGTGTTCTGCTTGGAAATAGAGATTAG
- a CDS encoding prenyltransferase/squalene oxidase repeat-containing protein, which produces MGSKLNELARYVNLNAVINYISTRRHEDGGYCFVSMLNETNINDTYYAVKIYDLFNLEIPEKEKTIEFLNSSAQPHRATVALAMAGEALAILGAEDLAREKLEYIFAKYNPLKGQFSVGLGGSEEFGAATPLESTYWVMRLVSLLNYKITDEMKEKIRDFIEGFRKGNGYGVNQPTVTMTYQAIYSLNVLGYPVPKTRFFEECEVYGGFTEVPMSLPPYLEPTFYAIRALKLLGRKPRYIKEHIRFIRALQNPNGGFRRSLELGISNFQNTYRALRALNDLLSF; this is translated from the coding sequence ATGGGCTCGAAGCTTAATGAACTTGCGAGATATGTAAATTTAAATGCAGTTATAAACTACATCTCAACGAGGCGTCATGAAGATGGCGGCTACTGCTTCGTCTCAATGCTGAATGAGACAAATATAAATGACACATACTATGCCGTTAAAATCTATGACCTGTTCAATCTTGAAATTCCAGAAAAAGAAAAAACAATCGAATTTTTAAATAGCTCTGCTCAGCCGCACAGGGCTACAGTTGCTTTAGCAATGGCCGGCGAAGCACTTGCAATTCTTGGCGCTGAAGATTTGGCGAGAGAAAAGCTTGAATACATATTTGCGAAATACAATCCCCTGAAGGGACAGTTCTCCGTTGGGTTAGGTGGAAGTGAGGAATTTGGAGCAGCAACTCCATTAGAATCAACCTATTGGGTCATGAGGCTTGTTTCACTGCTGAACTATAAAATCACAGATGAAATGAAAGAAAAGATTAGGGATTTCATAGAAGGTTTTAGAAAAGGAAACGGCTACGGAGTGAACCAGCCAACTGTCACAATGACATATCAAGCCATATATTCCCTCAATGTTCTTGGATATCCAGTACCAAAAACAAGGTTTTTTGAAGAATGTGAAGTTTACGGAGGATTCACAGAAGTCCCAATGTCTCTACCTCCCTACCTCGAACCAACGTTTTACGCCATAAGAGCATTGAAGCTCCTCGGAAGAAAGCCAAGATACATAAAGGAGCACATAAGATTCATTAGAGCACTGCAGAATCCCAATGGTGGATTCAGACGATCCCTTGAGCTTGGAATTTCAAACTTCCAGAACACGTACAGAGCTTTGAGAGCCCTAAATGATCTGCTCAGCTTCTGA
- a CDS encoding peptidase M54 — MKTVWFVYIGNNSYRDVVFYAYTDVNKYLAENNIPIRLIFHHPRVKAGENTENMPEKDILLESKPGFTITINTGKGKVVAYPLEGILDVLYGWLVKTRHEVQEIYERHQIEPDDEIPDTVIGVVSFPLVTRNPYLDFYEKFLGVQKKVSGLNIIAVSVSPFYHPNKLKFSNRIFKAILHELGHAFGLDHCSENCVMNPPSTIEEWDSRVPDFCPKCFLELKRNVEWKENKRDNTSIQRGEEDRESSSEDA; from the coding sequence ATGAAAACCGTGTGGTTCGTGTACATAGGCAACAATTCGTACAGAGATGTCGTTTTTTATGCATACACCGATGTTAACAAATACTTAGCTGAGAATAACATCCCCATCAGGCTAATCTTCCATCATCCTCGAGTTAAGGCTGGGGAGAACACAGAGAACATGCCAGAAAAGGACATCCTTCTTGAGTCCAAACCTGGTTTCACAATAACCATCAACACAGGAAAGGGGAAGGTGGTGGCATATCCCCTTGAGGGGATCCTTGATGTCCTCTACGGGTGGCTGGTCAAGACCCGTCATGAAGTTCAGGAGATTTATGAGAGGCACCAAATAGAGCCTGACGATGAGATACCAGACACCGTTATAGGGGTTGTCAGCTTTCCGCTTGTTACAAGGAATCCCTATCTCGATTTCTACGAGAAGTTCCTTGGGGTCCAAAAAAAGGTTTCTGGTCTGAATATTATAGCTGTCTCTGTGAGTCCATTCTATCATCCAAACAAGCTCAAGTTCTCAAACAGGATTTTTAAGGCAATTCTTCATGAGCTCGGTCATGCTTTTGGGTTGGATCACTGTTCTGAAAACTGTGTGATGAATCCTCCCTCAACCATTGAGGAGTGGGATTCAAGGGTTCCCGATTTTTGTCCCAAATGCTTTCTGGAGCTGAAGAGAAATGTTGAATGGAAAGAGAATAAGCGTGATAATACCAGCATACAACGAGGAGAAGAGGATAGGGAAAGTTCTTCAGAGGATGCCTGA
- a CDS encoding glycosyltransferase family 2 protein produces the protein MLNGKRISVIIPAYNEEKRIGKVLQRMPEFVDEVIVVDDGSEDRTSEVARELGAEVIRLEQNQGKGRAMSEGIKKANGDIIVFIDADGQHKPEEIIKLVEPIVNGEADFVIGSRLIKAQGERPLIRKISNFITTSLIRLKLGINVRDTQSGFRAIRREFLPEIESKRYEVETEVLIKAVKKGARVKEVPVSMIYGIETGHFRLEDILRFLHSLVKY, from the coding sequence ATGTTGAATGGAAAGAGAATAAGCGTGATAATACCAGCATACAACGAGGAGAAGAGGATAGGGAAAGTTCTTCAGAGGATGCCTGAGTTCGTGGATGAGGTTATCGTGGTGGATGATGGGAGTGAAGATAGGACAAGTGAAGTGGCGAGAGAGCTTGGAGCAGAGGTCATTAGACTTGAGCAGAATCAGGGGAAGGGCAGAGCCATGAGTGAAGGCATTAAAAAGGCTAATGGAGATATAATCGTTTTCATTGATGCCGATGGACAGCACAAGCCTGAGGAGATCATAAAACTTGTGGAGCCCATTGTTAATGGTGAGGCGGATTTTGTCATCGGTTCTCGTTTAATAAAAGCTCAGGGAGAGAGGCCACTGATAAGGAAAATAAGCAACTTCATAACGACTTCCCTCATTCGTTTAAAGCTCGGGATAAATGTTAGAGACACTCAGAGCGGATTTAGGGCAATCAGAAGGGAATTTTTGCCCGAAATTGAAAGCAAGAGATATGAGGTTGAGACTGAGGTTTTGATAAAGGCAGTAAAGAAGGGTGCGAGGGTAAAGGAAGTCCCGGTTTCGATGATCTATGGCATTGAGACAGGTCATTTTAGGCTGGAGGATATCTTGCGATTCCTACATTCTTTAGTGAAATATTGA
- the cas6 gene encoding CRISPR-associated endoribonuclease Cas6 has translation MRFLIRLKNENLEFKVPYNHLYYLQGLVYRRIQRINPELSLSLHRPKVPKLFTFSLFMTKERHRVNGNSKYFIGRKEAFFYFSTAVPEIAEAFIGGLLQEPEVKLWDEKFYVETVKALPEPVSFSGKIYSTLSPIAVTTMKIQFGKPRHYDLGPDEPEFYGNLKENLKQKYLLIYGKKSPEDFEIEVLNVKPKRFEVKPGIFQRAWHLVFRAYGDDELIRAGYLAGFGEKNSLGFGMVKVDGRRRNGRTSSIYRKLVH, from the coding sequence ATGCGGTTTTTAATAAGACTCAAGAATGAGAATTTGGAATTTAAGGTGCCTTACAACCATCTCTACTACCTGCAGGGATTGGTATATAGGAGAATCCAAAGGATAAATCCAGAGCTGAGTTTATCTCTTCACAGACCTAAGGTTCCAAAGCTGTTTACCTTTTCGCTCTTCATGACCAAAGAGCGGCATAGGGTGAACGGCAACAGCAAATACTTCATCGGCAGAAAAGAGGCTTTCTTTTACTTCTCCACAGCTGTTCCAGAGATAGCTGAGGCTTTCATAGGCGGTCTTTTGCAGGAGCCAGAAGTAAAACTCTGGGATGAGAAGTTTTACGTTGAGACGGTTAAAGCGTTACCGGAGCCGGTTTCATTCAGCGGGAAGATATATTCAACACTCTCTCCAATAGCAGTAACTACCATGAAAATCCAGTTTGGAAAGCCGAGGCATTACGACTTGGGACCAGATGAGCCGGAGTTCTATGGGAATCTAAAGGAGAACCTCAAGCAGAAATACCTCCTGATCTACGGCAAAAAGTCCCCAGAGGATTTTGAAATTGAAGTGCTGAATGTAAAACCCAAGCGCTTCGAGGTTAAGCCGGGCATTTTCCAGAGGGCTTGGCATCTTGTTTTCAGGGCTTATGGAGATGATGAATTAATTAGAGCTGGCTATTTGGCTGGCTTTGGAGAGAAGAACTCCCTTGGCTTTGGGATGGTGAAGGTTGATGGGAGGCGGAGAAATGGAAGAACCTCTTCGATTTACAGGAAATTGGTTCATTGA